A window from Deltaproteobacteria bacterium encodes these proteins:
- the rplT gene encoding 50S ribosomal protein L20, with protein MARVKRGVAAKKRRKKFFQRAEGYYSSGSRCYIHVREKTDRGLVFAYRDRKVRKREFRSLWIQRINAAARLNGTTYSKLMNSISKSGLELDRKVLADIAVRDAAAFSSIVSKVGARA; from the coding sequence ATGGCACGAGTCAAACGAGGCGTTGCGGCTAAGAAACGTCGCAAAAAGTTTTTCCAGCGCGCTGAGGGTTATTACTCATCAGGCAGTCGCTGCTACATTCACGTTCGCGAAAAAACTGACCGCGGTTTGGTGTTCGCGTACCGCGATCGCAAGGTCCGTAAGCGTGAGTTCCGATCTTTGTGGATTCAACGTATCAATGCGGCAGCGCGGTTGAACGGTACAACATATTCTAAACTCATGAACTCCATCTCTAAATCGGGTCTGGAGCTAGATCGCAAAGTTCTGGCTGACATTGCTGTCAGAGACGCAGCTGCCTTCTCGTCTATTGTTTCGAAAGTGGGCGCTCGCGCTTAA
- the rpmI gene encoding 50S ribosomal protein L35, with translation MAVKSKTHSGAKKRLVKLASGKVKRRKAGRRHLLSAHSAKGMRQLTKTGYVHSANMNQTKRLLNF, from the coding sequence ATGGCTGTAAAGTCGAAGACTCACTCGGGTGCAAAGAAGCGCTTGGTGAAGCTTGCTTCAGGAAAAGTGAAGCGTCGTAAGGCCGGTCGTCGTCACTTGTTAAGCGCGCATTCTGCCAAAGGCATGCGTCAGCTGACGAAAACTGGATATGTTCATTCCGCAAACATGAATCAGACTAAACGTCTGTTAAACTTCTAA
- a CDS encoding hydrogenase maturation protease, with product MNSPAKVLIQGIGNPLRSDDALGPMLIERLEASKLAGNQSTVQVELEWVYQLQIENAEQWSHFDVVILVDAHASQSNPVNWVELKTPQNGDLAVNGFARNSVASHALDPLAILCLAEKCYQNVPRAYLLSICGHNFEMGTELSNAAQDALGEAEELIRFKLSLFKLTQSFEKLGNQAIPAINMGEFDPSRP from the coding sequence ATGAATTCACCCGCTAAGGTTTTGATCCAAGGAATTGGCAATCCGCTACGAAGCGACGACGCCCTCGGGCCAATGCTAATCGAGCGGCTAGAAGCATCCAAACTTGCGGGAAATCAATCAACCGTTCAAGTCGAACTCGAATGGGTTTACCAATTACAAATCGAGAATGCTGAGCAATGGAGTCACTTTGACGTAGTCATCTTGGTAGATGCCCATGCATCACAATCCAATCCTGTAAATTGGGTCGAACTGAAAACACCGCAGAACGGAGATTTGGCTGTTAACGGTTTTGCCCGCAATAGTGTCGCCAGCCATGCGTTGGATCCTCTTGCGATTTTATGTCTAGCTGAAAAGTGCTATCAAAACGTTCCACGGGCCTATCTTCTTTCGATCTGCGGCCATAATTTTGAGATGGGCACAGAGCTTTCAAATGCAGCGCAAGACGCCTTGGGAGAGGCAGAGGAGCTTATCCGATTCAAACTTTCCCTTTTCAAACTTACGCAAAGCTTTGAAAAATTGGGCAATCAGGCCATTCCGGCTATCAATATGGGTGAATTCGACCCCAGCAGGCCATAA